The Pseudomonas fluorescens genome includes a window with the following:
- the msuE gene encoding FMN reductase, whose translation MSTPLKVVAVSGGTSRPSRTLALTEAILGELGQHLVIDTHLIELGNIARPLGGTLWRKELPETVEHELRLIESADLLVVAAPVYRGTYPGLFKHLFDLIGQDALVNTPVLLAATGGSERHALVLDHQLRPLFSFFQSLTLPIGVYASENDFADYRIVSKTLQSRIELAAGRAARLFAGQAHALRKIA comes from the coding sequence ATGAGCACTCCACTGAAAGTCGTCGCCGTCTCCGGCGGTACCTCCCGCCCCTCCCGCACTCTGGCACTGACCGAAGCCATCCTGGGCGAGCTCGGCCAGCATCTGGTCATCGATACCCACTTGATCGAACTGGGCAACATTGCCCGTCCGCTGGGCGGTACGCTGTGGCGCAAGGAATTGCCGGAAACCGTCGAGCACGAACTGCGCCTGATCGAGTCTGCCGACCTGCTGGTGGTGGCCGCACCGGTCTATCGTGGCACCTATCCGGGCCTGTTCAAGCATTTGTTCGACCTGATCGGCCAGGACGCCCTGGTCAACACGCCGGTACTGCTGGCCGCCACCGGTGGCAGCGAGCGCCATGCCCTGGTCCTCGATCACCAATTGCGCCCGCTGTTCAGCTTCTTCCAGTCACTCACCTTGCCCATCGGCGTCTACGCCAGCGAGAACGATTTCGCCGACTACCGCATCGTCAGCAAGACCTTGCAGTCGCGCATCGAACTGGCTGCCGGACGTGCCGCTCGCCTGTTCGCCGGTCAGGCGCATGCACTGCGCAAGATCGCCTGA
- a CDS encoding acyl-CoA dehydrogenase family protein has translation MRIHQQPTVLTPLQTARRLAAEFAETAVERDEAGGTPKEQRDAIRQSGLLALSIPTQFGGLGASWSETLGVVREFAKVDSSIAHVFGFQHLMLATVRLFSRPDQWQPWFEQTARKNWFWGNALNPLDTRTVVKTFDGWREFSGKKSFCSGASDSEMLIASAIDESAGGKLLIAAIPSGRTGITLHGDWDNMGQRQTDSGSATFERVRVEENELLLDPGPLSTPFACLRPLIAQLHFSHIFLGIAEGALEEARHYTLKEGRPWFRSKAQHVSEDPYVLRHYGEFWVGLESVRLLVERAADQLDEAWHKGHALGAEERAQLALSIATAKVAAVRTGLDICSRLFEVTGARATHASLRLDRHWRNLRTQSLHDPVDYKLHELGEWALSQTRPTPSFYS, from the coding sequence GTGAGAATCCATCAACAACCCACCGTGCTTACGCCGCTGCAGACCGCTCGCCGCCTGGCCGCGGAATTCGCTGAAACCGCCGTCGAGCGCGATGAGGCCGGCGGCACGCCCAAGGAACAACGCGACGCCATTCGCCAGAGCGGCCTGCTGGCCCTGAGCATTCCCACCCAGTTCGGCGGCCTCGGCGCCAGTTGGAGCGAAACCCTCGGGGTGGTGCGCGAGTTCGCCAAGGTGGACAGTTCCATCGCCCACGTCTTCGGTTTTCAGCACCTGATGCTGGCCACCGTGCGCCTGTTCTCTCGCCCCGATCAGTGGCAACCCTGGTTCGAACAGACCGCCCGCAAGAACTGGTTCTGGGGCAATGCATTGAATCCCCTGGACACCCGCACCGTGGTCAAGACCTTCGACGGCTGGCGGGAATTCTCCGGCAAGAAGAGCTTCTGCTCCGGTGCCAGCGACTCGGAAATGCTGATCGCCTCGGCCATCGACGAAAGCGCTGGCGGCAAACTGCTGATCGCCGCCATTCCCAGTGGCCGCACCGGCATCACCCTGCACGGCGACTGGGACAATATGGGCCAACGCCAGACCGACAGCGGCAGTGCCACTTTCGAACGGGTGCGGGTAGAAGAGAACGAATTACTGCTCGACCCCGGTCCCCTGAGCACGCCCTTCGCCTGCCTGCGCCCACTGATCGCGCAATTGCATTTCTCCCACATTTTCCTCGGTATCGCCGAAGGCGCCCTGGAAGAAGCCCGGCACTACACCCTCAAGGAAGGCCGTCCGTGGTTCCGCTCCAAGGCCCAGCATGTCAGCGAAGACCCTTACGTGCTGCGCCACTACGGTGAGTTCTGGGTTGGCCTGGAAAGTGTGCGGCTGCTGGTGGAACGCGCTGCCGACCAGTTGGATGAGGCCTGGCACAAGGGACACGCCCTGGGTGCCGAGGAGCGCGCGCAACTGGCGCTGTCCATCGCCACCGCCAAAGTGGCCGCCGTACGCACCGGCCTGGATATCTGTAGCCGCCTGTTCGAAGTCACCGGAGCCCGCGCCACCCATGCTTCGCTGCGTCTCGACCGCCATTGGCGCAACCTGCGCACCCAAAGCCTGCACGACCCGGTGGATTACAAACTCCACGAACTGGGTGAATGGGCGCTGAGCCAGACGCGGCCCACCCCCTCCTTCTACTCATAG
- the ssuD gene encoding FMNH2-dependent alkanesulfonate monooxygenase, whose product MSLDIFWFLPTSGDTRYLGHSGSGRPATNAYMRQIAVAADQLGYDGLLIPTGASCLDPWVTAASLVPVTQRIKLLVALRTSLGNPTASARQAASLDQASGGRLLLNVVPGGDATELEADGVFLTHDERYDASDEFLSIWRRLLQGETVDFDGKHLQVRGAQNLFPPVQQPHPPLYFGGSSEAAHELAAKHVDAYLSWGEPPAAVAEKIADVRARAARHGRSVRFGVRLHVIVRETSEAAWAAADELISHLDDATIAAAQANYGKMDSEGQRRMAALHGGDRNKLEVAPNLWAGVGLVRGGAGTALVGDPDTVAARLLEYADLGVDSFVLSGYPHLEEAYRFAELVFPLLPGKGKVTVEGAFTGGAFDVRAGKEKVA is encoded by the coding sequence ATGAGCCTGGACATTTTCTGGTTCCTTCCCACCTCCGGCGACACTCGCTACCTGGGCCATTCCGGCAGCGGCCGACCAGCGACCAACGCCTACATGCGCCAAATCGCCGTGGCCGCCGATCAGCTCGGCTATGACGGCCTGCTGATCCCCACCGGCGCCAGTTGCCTCGATCCCTGGGTGACTGCCGCCAGCCTGGTTCCGGTGACCCAGCGCATCAAGTTGCTGGTGGCGCTGCGCACCTCGCTGGGCAACCCCACCGCCTCGGCACGCCAGGCTGCCAGCCTCGATCAGGCCAGTGGCGGCCGCCTGCTGCTCAACGTGGTACCCGGCGGCGACGCCACCGAACTGGAAGCCGACGGCGTGTTCCTCACGCACGACGAACGCTATGACGCCTCCGATGAATTCCTGAGCATCTGGCGCCGCCTGCTGCAGGGCGAAACCGTCGACTTCGACGGCAAGCACCTGCAAGTGCGTGGCGCCCAGAACCTCTTCCCGCCCGTTCAACAACCCCACCCGCCGCTGTACTTCGGCGGTTCGTCAGAGGCCGCCCACGAATTGGCCGCCAAGCATGTCGATGCCTACCTGAGCTGGGGCGAGCCCCCCGCTGCGGTGGCCGAGAAAATCGCCGACGTGCGCGCCCGTGCCGCCAGGCATGGCCGCAGCGTGCGCTTCGGCGTGCGCCTGCATGTGATCGTGCGGGAAACCAGCGAAGCCGCCTGGGCCGCTGCCGACGAGTTGATCAGCCACCTCGACGACGCCACCATCGCCGCCGCCCAGGCCAACTACGGCAAGATGGACTCCGAGGGCCAGCGGCGCATGGCGGCGTTGCATGGTGGCGACCGCAACAAGCTGGAAGTGGCGCCCAATCTGTGGGCCGGTGTTGGCCTGGTACGCGGCGGTGCCGGTACCGCCTTGGTGGGCGACCCCGACACCGTCGCCGCACGCCTGCTGGAATACGCCGACCTGGGCGTCGACAGCTTCGTCCTGTCCGGCTACCCGCACCTGGAAGAAGCCTATCGCTTCGCCGAACTGGTATTCCCGTTGTTACCGGGCAAGGGCAAGGTCACCGTGGAAGGCGCCTTCACTGGCGGCGCCTTCGACGTTCGCGCCGGCAAGGAGAAAGTCGCATGA
- a CDS encoding amidohydrolase family protein: MNIIDLRCRPAYLHPFFGGVPGSPEHVVARWLNRRVGTRGPDDHFERSLTPEGFLDEVRDAGLDKAVVVGRHTPSQHLPNERIHEIVQGHDELIGIGSVEPVLQGIEGALSEIDRAIDHLGLAGIDLEPGFAEPARHPDDALYWPLYEHLQKRGVPLFLMSGPTTPDPSYNDPARLAAVARAFPDLSIVVYHGYWPNVQQALGVAFRFENVHLVPDMYLFQPGSEGYVQAANGYLADQLLFGSSYTFRPIRQSIEDALQLGLKDEVLEKFFHGNARRLFALT, encoded by the coding sequence ATGAACATCATCGACCTGCGTTGTCGCCCGGCCTACCTGCACCCCTTCTTCGGCGGGGTACCGGGCTCGCCCGAACACGTCGTGGCGCGCTGGCTCAACCGGCGCGTCGGCACCCGCGGCCCGGACGATCACTTCGAACGCTCGCTGACACCGGAGGGTTTTCTCGACGAGGTGCGTGACGCCGGGCTGGACAAAGCCGTGGTGGTGGGCCGCCACACGCCGAGCCAGCACCTGCCGAATGAGCGCATCCACGAAATCGTTCAGGGTCACGATGAGCTGATCGGCATCGGTTCGGTAGAGCCGGTGCTACAAGGAATCGAAGGCGCCCTGTCGGAAATAGACCGGGCGATCGATCACCTGGGCCTGGCCGGCATCGACCTGGAACCGGGCTTCGCCGAGCCGGCCCGGCACCCCGACGATGCGCTTTACTGGCCGCTCTACGAACACCTGCAAAAGCGCGGTGTCCCGCTGTTCCTGATGAGTGGGCCGACCACCCCGGACCCGAGCTACAACGACCCGGCACGCCTGGCGGCCGTGGCCCGCGCGTTCCCGGACCTGTCGATCGTCGTCTACCACGGCTACTGGCCCAACGTGCAGCAGGCTCTCGGCGTTGCTTTCCGCTTCGAGAACGTCCACCTGGTGCCGGACATGTACCTGTTCCAGCCGGGCAGCGAGGGTTACGTGCAAGCGGCCAACGGCTACCTGGCCGACCAGTTGCTGTTCGGCTCTTCCTACACCTTCCGACCGATCCGTCAAAGCATCGAAGACGCCCTGCAACTGGGGCTGAAAGACGAGGTGCTGGAGAAGTTTTTCCACGGCAATGCCAGGCGGCTGTTTGCGTTGACCTGA
- a CDS encoding SfnB family sulfur acquisition oxidoreductase has product MTQSLSSEQVRPAPRSPAHIIRSDAEAIEVAQRLAEDFAREAVLRDRERRLPWEELERFSASGLWAIRVPKAYGGAEVSYATLSEVIAIISAADPSLGQLPQNHFGVLSNLSLTGSEEQKRRYYAKVLQGYRFGNAFSEARSQYVTTFQTQIRFDGDTAVLDGEKAYCTGALFAHIVPVAGVDEEGHVHIALVPRDAAGLTVIDSWDGFGQRITASGQVRIEGVRVPASDVVPAWKAYDQPTSDGPISQIIQAAVDTGIARGAFAETLRVARQARPWVDSGLQHGWQDPLGQALIGELAWRLQAAEAILRRAAHAVDRAVAEPSEERVAEASVIVGQAKVLSTEISLEASSRLLELGGTRSVSASQGLDRFWRNARTHTLHDPVRWKYHLVGNQLLNGIKPQRHSWN; this is encoded by the coding sequence ATGACCCAATCACTGTCTTCCGAACAGGTCCGCCCGGCGCCTCGGAGCCCGGCCCATATCATCCGTAGTGATGCCGAAGCCATCGAGGTGGCGCAACGCCTGGCCGAGGATTTCGCCCGCGAGGCCGTCTTGCGCGACCGCGAGCGGCGGCTGCCCTGGGAAGAGCTCGAACGCTTTTCCGCGAGCGGGCTATGGGCGATCCGCGTGCCGAAGGCATACGGTGGCGCCGAGGTGTCCTATGCCACTCTCAGTGAAGTGATCGCGATCATTTCCGCTGCTGATCCGTCCCTCGGCCAGTTGCCGCAGAACCATTTCGGTGTGCTCAGCAACCTCAGCCTGACTGGCAGCGAGGAGCAGAAGCGCCGTTACTACGCCAAGGTGTTGCAAGGCTACCGCTTCGGCAACGCCTTTTCCGAAGCGCGCAGCCAGTACGTCACCACCTTCCAGACGCAGATACGCTTCGACGGCGACACGGCCGTACTCGACGGCGAGAAGGCCTACTGCACCGGCGCACTGTTCGCCCATATCGTGCCGGTTGCCGGAGTGGATGAGGAAGGGCACGTCCATATCGCCCTCGTCCCACGGGATGCGGCGGGTCTGACGGTGATCGACAGTTGGGACGGTTTCGGCCAGCGCATTACTGCCAGCGGCCAGGTGCGCATCGAAGGTGTACGGGTGCCAGCGAGCGACGTGGTGCCGGCCTGGAAGGCCTATGACCAACCCACCTCCGACGGCCCGATCTCGCAAATCATCCAGGCTGCGGTGGACACCGGCATTGCCCGTGGCGCCTTCGCCGAGACCTTGCGGGTGGCACGGCAGGCGCGTCCATGGGTGGATAGCGGGCTTCAACACGGCTGGCAGGACCCACTTGGCCAGGCGCTGATCGGTGAGTTGGCCTGGCGCCTGCAAGCGGCCGAAGCGATTCTGCGTCGCGCGGCCCACGCGGTCGACCGTGCGGTCGCCGAGCCGAGCGAGGAGCGGGTGGCTGAAGCCTCGGTGATCGTCGGCCAGGCCAAGGTGCTGTCCACCGAGATTTCCCTGGAGGCGTCCAGCCGCCTGTTGGAGTTGGGCGGCACCCGTAGCGTTTCGGCCAGCCAGGGGCTGGACCGGTTCTGGCGCAATGCGCGGACCCACACCCTGCACGATCCGGTGCGCTGGAAATATCACTTGGTCGGCAATCAGTTGCTCAACGGCATCAAGCCACAACGTCATTCCTGGAACTGA
- a CDS encoding ABC transporter ATP-binding protein: MTIAALAGTESRELLAVQDIEVIYDGAILAVAGVSLRVGQGDIVALLGANGAGKSTTLKAISGLVQADRAQVSRGRIVFQGRDTAGVAANLLARQGIVHVLEGRHVFAHLTVEDNLRSGGFLRKPTRRALEQDLERIYAWFPRLKTKRKTQAGLTSGGEQQMLAIGRALMTKPRLVLLDEPSMGLAPLLVEEIFAIVAQLNAQEGVSFLVAEQNINVALRHASYAYILENGRVVGEGDATALAAREDIQHFYLGGKAG, translated from the coding sequence ATGACCATTGCGGCCCTTGCTGGTACCGAAAGCCGTGAGTTGCTGGCAGTGCAAGACATCGAAGTGATCTACGACGGAGCGATCCTCGCCGTGGCCGGGGTTTCCCTGCGGGTCGGACAGGGCGATATCGTCGCCCTGCTCGGCGCCAACGGGGCCGGCAAGAGCACGACGCTCAAGGCCATTTCCGGGCTGGTCCAGGCCGATCGGGCGCAGGTCAGTCGTGGGCGGATTGTCTTCCAGGGACGGGACACCGCCGGGGTTGCGGCCAATCTGCTGGCACGCCAGGGCATCGTCCATGTGCTGGAGGGGCGGCATGTGTTCGCCCATCTGACGGTCGAGGATAACCTGCGCAGTGGCGGTTTCCTGCGCAAGCCGACGCGACGGGCGCTGGAGCAGGATCTGGAACGTATTTACGCCTGGTTCCCACGGCTGAAGACCAAGCGCAAGACCCAGGCCGGACTGACCTCGGGTGGCGAGCAGCAGATGCTTGCCATCGGCCGGGCACTGATGACCAAGCCTCGACTGGTGCTGCTCGATGAGCCTTCGATGGGCCTGGCGCCGCTCCTTGTCGAAGAGATTTTCGCCATCGTCGCGCAGCTCAATGCGCAGGAGGGCGTGAGTTTTCTGGTGGCTGAGCAGAACATCAATGTCGCCCTGCGCCATGCCAGCTACGCCTACATCCTGGAGAACGGGCGGGTGGTGGGTGAGGGTGATGCGACGGCGCTGGCGGCACGGGAAGACATCCAGCATTTCTACCTGGGTGGCAAGGCCGGCTGA
- a CDS encoding ABC transporter substrate-binding protein, giving the protein MHAIFKRSLAAIGLVLGACAALIPAAQAANEQFFPLATFRVGAYASSGIPVWAGMIDYLRYINEVEGGINGVKLVWQECETEWTAEKGIECYERFKNGLNGAPVAIYSPNGAPAAYALADKAAADRIPLITLGYGRTEATDGRVFPYNFPVMLTFYSEASAFINYVAEREGGLDKLKGKKIATVYHDSAYGRETQGPLALLAQKYGFENIQIAVADPGNEQAGQWRQVRQLKPDWVFLRTWGVSTPVAIKTAARFGYPVERIVGDIWASSNEDVLPAGEAGKGYLALTPYPGGANFDIHQRIRQYILDTGKSDLKDPKSFGSVYYNSGLVNAAIAVEAIRAGQKHFGNRPLNGEEGRWGLEHLDLNDARLKEIGFLGLMQPLRLSCNDHEGGGAAKVQQWDGQQWNLITDWVQADRATLRPLIDAKAAEYAKEKGVTLRDCAAQ; this is encoded by the coding sequence ATGCATGCAATCTTCAAACGTAGCCTCGCCGCCATAGGCCTGGTGCTCGGTGCCTGTGCGGCGCTGATCCCTGCTGCCCAGGCGGCCAACGAACAGTTCTTCCCATTGGCCACCTTCCGGGTCGGCGCCTATGCCTCCAGTGGCATTCCGGTCTGGGCCGGGATGATCGACTACCTGCGCTACATCAATGAAGTGGAAGGCGGGATCAATGGCGTCAAGCTGGTCTGGCAGGAGTGCGAGACCGAATGGACGGCGGAGAAGGGCATTGAATGCTACGAGCGCTTCAAAAATGGCCTCAACGGCGCGCCGGTGGCGATCTACTCGCCCAATGGTGCACCAGCGGCCTATGCCCTTGCGGACAAGGCCGCCGCCGACAGGATTCCCTTGATCACCCTCGGCTATGGCCGCACCGAAGCCACTGACGGCAGGGTGTTCCCCTACAACTTTCCGGTCATGCTGACGTTCTACAGCGAGGCCTCGGCGTTCATCAACTACGTGGCCGAGCGCGAGGGTGGGCTGGACAAGCTCAAGGGCAAGAAAATCGCCACCGTCTACCACGATTCCGCCTACGGTCGGGAAACCCAGGGGCCGTTGGCACTGCTGGCGCAGAAGTACGGCTTCGAGAACATCCAGATCGCGGTGGCCGACCCGGGTAACGAGCAGGCTGGGCAGTGGCGCCAGGTGCGACAACTCAAGCCGGATTGGGTGTTCCTGCGTACCTGGGGCGTGTCCACGCCAGTGGCGATCAAGACCGCGGCACGTTTCGGCTACCCGGTGGAGCGCATCGTCGGCGACATCTGGGCCAGTTCCAACGAAGACGTGCTGCCGGCGGGCGAGGCGGGCAAGGGCTATCTGGCGCTGACACCCTATCCGGGCGGCGCCAACTTTGACATCCACCAGCGCATCCGCCAGTACATTCTCGACACCGGCAAGAGCGACCTCAAGGATCCGAAGAGCTTCGGCAGCGTCTACTACAACTCTGGCCTGGTGAACGCCGCCATTGCCGTCGAAGCGATCCGCGCCGGGCAGAAGCATTTCGGTAATCGCCCGCTCAACGGTGAGGAAGGTCGCTGGGGCCTGGAGCACCTCGACCTCAACGATGCACGCCTCAAGGAAATCGGTTTTCTCGGGCTGATGCAACCGCTGCGGTTGTCCTGCAACGACCACGAGGGTGGTGGGGCAGCCAAAGTGCAGCAGTGGGACGGCCAGCAGTGGAACCTGATCACCGATTGGGTCCAGGCCGATCGCGCCACGTTGCGCCCGTTGATCGATGCCAAGGCCGCCGAGTACGCGAAAGAGAAGGGCGTGACCCTCCGCGATTGCGCGGCGCAGTAA
- a CDS encoding branched-chain amino acid ABC transporter permease: MTATVPRLTASFDEAPLTLVRRRWRPGLLLLLLLAFVGLPWLGNDYWLNAILIPFLVLSLAGLGLNLLTGYTGQTSVGAAGFMAVGAFATYGLLLRVPGLPLPLALLGGGVIAGLVGLLFGIPSSRIKGFYLMVTTLAAQFFLEWVFAKFPWFYNYASSGTISAPRLELFGHNLTTPVGRYLLTLSCVVLLTWVAINLVRSQVGRNWMAIRDMDTAASVIGIAVERDKRMAFAVSSFYLGIAGALWAFAYLGTASAGSFDINRSFQILFIIIIGGMGSIAGSFIGAAFISLVPILLSHAGQWLFNGNVDAGQLQNLQKVLFGGLIIWFLIKEPEGLARLLGDLRERIRVWPLRF, encoded by the coding sequence ATGACCGCTACTGTTCCGCGCCTGACTGCTAGCTTCGACGAGGCGCCCCTGACCTTGGTGCGTCGACGCTGGCGACCGGGCCTGCTGCTATTGCTGCTGCTGGCCTTTGTCGGCCTGCCGTGGCTGGGTAACGACTATTGGCTCAATGCGATCCTGATTCCTTTCCTGGTGTTGTCGCTGGCCGGCCTGGGGCTGAACCTGCTGACTGGTTACACCGGCCAGACGTCGGTCGGTGCCGCCGGCTTCATGGCGGTGGGTGCGTTCGCCACCTACGGCCTGCTGCTGCGCGTGCCTGGCCTGCCGTTGCCGCTGGCCCTGCTTGGCGGTGGGGTGATCGCCGGGTTGGTCGGGTTGCTGTTCGGTATCCCCAGTTCGCGGATCAAGGGCTTCTACCTGATGGTCACCACGCTGGCCGCGCAGTTCTTCCTGGAGTGGGTGTTCGCCAAGTTCCCCTGGTTCTACAACTACGCCTCGTCGGGCACCATCAGCGCGCCCCGCCTGGAGTTGTTCGGGCATAACCTGACCACCCCGGTCGGTCGCTACCTGTTGACTCTCAGTTGCGTGGTGCTGCTGACCTGGGTGGCGATCAACCTGGTGCGCAGCCAGGTCGGCCGCAACTGGATGGCGATCCGTGACATGGACACCGCTGCTTCGGTGATTGGGATTGCGGTCGAGCGCGACAAGCGCATGGCCTTCGCCGTCAGTTCGTTTTACCTGGGCATCGCCGGGGCGCTCTGGGCGTTCGCCTACCTGGGGACAGCCAGTGCTGGCAGCTTCGACATCAACCGCTCGTTCCAGATTCTGTTCATCATCATTATCGGCGGCATGGGCAGCATTGCCGGCAGCTTCATCGGCGCAGCCTTCATCAGCCTGGTGCCGATCCTGCTCAGCCATGCCGGGCAATGGCTGTTCAACGGCAACGTCGACGCCGGGCAACTGCAGAACCTGCAGAAGGTGCTCTTCGGCGGTTTGATCATCTGGTTCCTGATCAAGGAGCCGGAGGGACTGGCACGCCTGCTCGGCGATCTGCGCGAACGCATCAGGGTCTGGCCGCTGCGGTTCTGA
- a CDS encoding branched-chain amino acid ABC transporter permease — protein MNFFLETLIGGLLAGTLYSLVAIGFVLIYKASGVFNFAQGAMLLFAALTFVSLREQGLSFALALVLTVLVMIVGALLIERLVLRPLVNRSQITLFMATLGLSFIIEGLAQGLMGAQVRALDLGIEDVPLFVGEIMISQFDLIAAGVSALTVAVLALLFNRTRIGVALRAVADDTRAALSLGINLNRIWQIVWAVAGVVGLVAGLLWGARQGVQFSLSLVVLKALPVLIIGGFTSIGGAIVGGLIVGAAENLAEAYIGPLIGGGITPWFAYFLALIFLYIRPSGLFGDRIIERV, from the coding sequence ATGAACTTTTTTCTGGAAACGCTGATCGGCGGATTGCTGGCCGGCACCCTGTACTCACTGGTGGCCATTGGTTTCGTGCTGATCTACAAGGCCAGCGGTGTGTTCAACTTTGCCCAGGGCGCCATGTTGTTGTTTGCCGCGCTGACTTTCGTCAGCTTGCGCGAGCAGGGCTTGTCCTTTGCCCTGGCGTTGGTCCTGACGGTGTTGGTGATGATCGTCGGCGCGTTGCTGATCGAGCGCCTGGTGCTGCGGCCGCTGGTCAACCGTTCGCAGATTACCCTGTTCATGGCCACCCTCGGCTTGTCGTTCATCATCGAAGGCCTCGCCCAAGGGCTGATGGGCGCCCAGGTGCGCGCGCTGGACCTGGGCATCGAGGACGTCCCGCTGTTCGTCGGCGAGATCATGATCAGCCAGTTCGACCTGATCGCCGCAGGGGTGTCAGCGTTGACGGTGGCGGTGCTGGCCTTGCTGTTCAACAGGACCCGCATCGGTGTTGCCTTGCGCGCCGTGGCCGACGATACCCGTGCGGCGCTGTCGCTGGGCATCAACCTCAACCGCATCTGGCAGATTGTCTGGGCCGTGGCCGGCGTGGTCGGGCTGGTCGCCGGGCTGCTCTGGGGCGCGCGCCAGGGCGTGCAGTTTTCGCTCTCGCTGGTGGTGCTCAAGGCGCTGCCGGTACTGATCATCGGGGGCTTCACCTCGATTGGCGGGGCCATCGTCGGCGGGCTGATCGTCGGCGCCGCCGAGAACCTCGCCGAGGCCTACATCGGCCCGCTGATCGGCGGAGGCATCACGCCCTGGTTCGCCTATTTCCTCGCCTTGATCTTCCTCTACATCCGTCCGTCCGGCCTGTTCGGCGACCGGATCATTGAACGGGTATGA
- a CDS encoding ABC transporter ATP-binding protein, protein MSALLEVRNVSLSFRGVKAISDLSFSVKLGEICALIGPNGAGKSSLLNILNGVYRADAGQLFFAAEPLHRPHPLKAARLGIGRTFQNNALFKKMSVVDNLLTGLSRFQRTFFLEQALGLPRARREARAFAERAERVLEFLELQAWRDVAVGSLAYGLQKRVELGRALIAQPTLLLLDEPMAGMNAEEKQDMSRFITDINRDLGTTVILIEHDIQVVMGLSSHVVVLDYGRKVGDGSPAEVQVNPEVIAAYLGASHP, encoded by the coding sequence ATGAGTGCACTGCTGGAGGTGCGCAACGTGTCGCTGTCGTTCCGGGGTGTGAAAGCGATTTCCGACCTTTCGTTCAGCGTAAAGCTTGGCGAAATCTGCGCGCTGATCGGGCCGAACGGCGCGGGCAAGAGTTCGCTGCTGAACATCCTCAACGGCGTCTACCGGGCCGACGCCGGCCAGTTGTTCTTCGCCGCCGAACCGTTGCACCGCCCGCATCCGCTGAAGGCGGCGCGGCTCGGTATCGGCCGGACGTTCCAGAACAATGCGCTGTTCAAGAAAATGAGCGTGGTGGACAACCTGCTCACCGGCCTGTCTCGCTTCCAACGCACGTTCTTTCTCGAACAGGCCCTCGGCCTGCCGCGTGCCCGGCGCGAGGCTCGGGCGTTTGCCGAGCGTGCCGAGCGGGTGCTGGAATTCCTCGAACTGCAGGCCTGGCGCGACGTCGCCGTGGGCAGCCTGGCCTACGGCCTGCAGAAACGCGTGGAGCTGGGCCGGGCACTGATTGCACAGCCAACCCTGCTGTTGCTCGACGAGCCGATGGCCGGCATGAACGCCGAGGAGAAACAGGACATGAGCCGTTTCATCACCGACATCAATCGCGATCTTGGCACCACGGTGATTCTCATCGAGCACGACATCCAGGTGGTCATGGGCTTGTCCAGCCATGTGGTGGTGCTGGACTACGGACGCAAGGTCGGCGACGGCTCGCCGGCCGAGGTCCAGGTCAATCCCGAGGTGATCGCCGCTTATCTGGGGGCGTCGCACCCATGA